Within the Streptomyces vilmorinianum genome, the region TCATCCCCTCTGGTGTTCTGGCTGGGGCCTGCGTCATAGCGCTGTTCTACGTCCCCGTGCAGATACGCACGCCGGTTGCCTGGTGCGGCCTCGTCGCCGTTGTCCTGACGGCCATCACTTCGGCCGAGACGGCTCGCCGGGCGCGCTCGGCGGAGGCGGCCCGCTACGCGCGAGCCAATGCCGAGGTCCAGCAGTACTACGCGCAACGCGAGACCGCGCTGCTCGCGCGCTTGTCCGATCAGCGGGCCACCACCGTATGGCTCGCCGAGGAGCTCCTCCCCGCGGCTGTCGCCCGTCTGCAGAAGGGTGAGCCCGCTTCGGAGATCCTGCAGTCCGTCACGTTCGGGGAACATCTCGACACCGAGTTCGGCGAAGCGCTCCGAGCAGCTCTGCGTACGCTCCTCGAAGCCGTGGAGGCCGAGGAGCACACACGGGACACCTCGCAGCGGGCACTGGTGGCGATCGCCCGGCGAGTCCAGGCGATCGTGCATCAACTCGCCAAGGATCTCCGTGACATGCAGATCCTGCACGGTACGGATGTGGTGGTCTCCCATGGCCTGCAGGACATCGACCATCGCAACGCCCTGATCGGGCGTCTCGCCGCCAGCATCGCGGTACTGGGCGACGCCCGGCCCGGGCGTCAGTGGTCGAAACCGATCCCGCTCTACGACGTCGTGCGGGGCGCCATGTCACGCATCGTGGACTATCCCCGTGTGAAGCTGCAGTCGGTGACGGAGGTGGCTGTGGTCGGCCAGGGAGCCGAGCCGCTCATCCACCTGCTCGCCGAACTGCTCGACAACGCCACGACCTTCTCGCCGCCGCACGCCCCGGTCGAGGTGACCGCGAGCGAGGTGCCCTCAGGTATCGCGATCGAGATCGAGGACCGCGGTGTCGGGCTCACCGAAGAGGTCCGCCGGCGCATCGACCGCGTCATGGCTCACGCGTCATCCGGCATCGACCTGGCCGACCTGGGCGAGGCGACGCAGCTCGGCCTGCCCGTCGTCAGCAGGTTGGCCCGCGAGAACGGCCTCGACGTCGACTTGCGCACCTCCGCGTACGGAGGAGTGCGGGCCGTCGTGCTCGTTCCGCGGCGCCTGATCACCACAGTTCAGCAGCCTGCCCCCAAGGTCCCACAGCTCGCGCCGAAGCCCGCGGGCGCACCGACCGTGCCGAGGCCGACGATGACGCGCGATGCACCATCAGATCCCGTCGGGGCCAAACAGACCGTCAACGGCCTGCCGCAGCGGCGACGCGAGTCACCCGTCCCGACACCGGTCGTCCGCACGACACCCCAGCCCCCCGCCACACCGCCGGCCTCCCCGGGAACGGCCGGTGCGCCCCGGCAGCCGGGCCTGATGTGGGAGGCGTTCAGCGGCGAGAAAAGACCGAGCACCGACCCTTCCATCCCAACCAACGAGTCATCAGACGAGGGTGAGTAACCGTGCCGCCACTGCCCAACATGGACTGGATGCTCAAGGAGCTTGAGGCCAGCGTCCCGTACGTGCGACACGTGGTCGTGCTGTCGTCGGACGGTCTGTGCATCGGTCAAGCGAACACGGAGCCCGACACCGCTGACGCGATCGCCGCCGCCTGCTCGGGCATCCAGAGCCTGGCGAAGGCCATCGCACAGAAGTTCCCGCACGGAGACGGCTCGACGCGCATGGTCGGGATCGAGGTCGACGGCGGCTACTTCTCCCTCATGGCGGCCGGACCCGGCGCCTATCTCGCGGTGCTGGCCGACGAGGAAGTGGACGCGGGGCTGCTGGGCGACCGGATGCGTACGCTGGTGGTCCGGATCGGCCAGCACATGACCAGCCCGCCTCGTGATGACGTCGGGCAGGCGATGTGACGTCGGAGAACCAGGACGCATGGGATGAAGGCAGTCCCGTGCCGCTGTACGTCATCTCGGGTGGCCCAGGTTCCTCGGCGAAGGCCTTCAACCTGGTCACCCTCATCGCAACGAGGTCCGCACCCGAACCCGGTATGCAGCCCGAGCAGGCAGCCATCCTCGCCATGTGCCAGTACCCGCTGTCGGTGGCCGAGATCTCCGCGTATCTCAGCCTGCCGTTCAGCGTCATCACGGTGCTGCTGTCCAAGCTCGTGGACAACGAGCGAGTCGAGGCCACTGCTCCCGTTCCTGTCGCTGCGGTCCCCGAACTTGGCCTTCTGGAGGCGGTGATCCATGGACTACGTAAGCTCTGACGCACCCGCCGCCGGCCCCCGCCGCTCGGACGTGCTGCTGCCGCACGGCGCCAGGGGCGTCAAGGTCGTGATTGTCGGCGGCTTCGGGGTGGGCAAGACGACGATGGTCGGGGCGGTGAGCGAGATCCCGCCCCTGACCACCGAAGAGACCATGACCCAGGCCGGCGTCGGGATCGACCACAATCCCGGTGCGGAAGGCAAGAACACCACGACCGTCGCCCTGGACTTCGGCCGCATCAGCATCAACGAGGAGCTGATCCTCTATCTCTTCGGAACGCCGGGACAGGAGCGCTTCTGGTTCCTGTGGAACGGCATCTTCGAAGGCGCGCTCGGTGCCGTGGTCCTCGTCGACACCCGGAGGATCGAGGTCTGTTTCGAGATCATCACCCGTCTGGAAGACCGCCGCGTCCCCTTCGTCGTGGCCGTCAACGCCTTCCCGGAGGCGCCGCAGCACCCGATAGCAGCTCTGCGCTCTGCCCTGGCCCTCAACGAATCGGTGCCCATCATCACCTGTGACGCACGGGACCGGTCGTCCAGCCGCGACGCCCTGCTCTCGCTGATGGGGTACCTGATCACCCTCGCCGCCGCTCAGGAGACCGTATGACCGTCCCACCCGCTGACCACACCGCCACGGAACCAGGGCGCACCCCGCCCCCGGGTTGCCCGGCCCACACCGCCACGGGCGTCGACTCGGTGACCCGGCTCCATGGCGCCGCCGCCGAGACCGACCCCATGGGGCTGTACGAGAAGTTGCGCGCCGCCCATGGTCCGGTGGCGCCCGTCCTGCTCGAAGGGGACGTACGCGCCTGGCTCGTCCTGGGGTACCTCGAGAACCGTGACGTGGCCACTCGCTCCACCCAGTTCTCCCGCGACCCCCGCACCTGGCACGGCTGGACGAGCGGCGAGATCGACCCCAACACCTCCCCGCTCATGCCGATGATCGGCTGGCGTCCCGACTGCGTCTGTGCGGACGGCGAGGAGCACCAACGTCTGCGCGGCGCGGTCACAGCGGCCCTCAACCAGTTCGACCAACGAGGAATCCGCCGGACCATCACCCGCTTCGCCCACCAGCTGGTCGATGACTTCTGTCAAACGGGCAACGCGGAGCTGGTCGGCCAGTTCACCGAGCCCCTGCCCATGCTCGTTCTCACCCACCTGCTCGGCATGCCGGACGAGGACAGTCCCAAACTCGTGCATGCCGCCCGGGACCTCTTCAAGGCCACCGAAACCTCCCTCGCCAGCAACGCCTACGTGCTGGAGACCCTCGAGCAGCTCGTCGCCACCAAGCGCGCCAAGCCCGGGCAGGACATCGCGTCCGTCCTGATCGCCCACCCGGCCGGCCTCACGGACGAGGAGGTGCAGCACCACCTGCGCCTCATCCTGCTCGCGGGCTATGAGACGACCGCCAATCTCATGTCCAACGTGCTTCGGATGGTGGTCACCGACCCGCGGTTCCGCGGGTCCCTGGCCGGTGGCCAGATGACCTTGCCGGAAGCAGTGGAGCAGGTGCTCTGGGACGAGCCGCCGCTGATGGTGTGCCCGAGCCGCTGGGCCACCGGCGACACGTCCCTCGGAGGGCAGGAGATCAAGGCGGGAGACATGCTCCTGCTGGGCCTGGCCGCCGGAAACGTCGATCAGGCGGTCCGCCCGGACCCCTCGACCCGCGTGCACCACAACCGCGCGCACCTGTCCTTCAGCGCCGGGGCCCATGAGTGCCCCGGCCAGGACATCGGCCGTGTCATCGCCGACACCGGCATCGACATCCTGCTCACCCGGCTTCCCGACATCAGCCTGGCCGTGGCCGAGGGAGAGCTCGCCTGGCGCTCCTCCACCTGGTCCCGGCATCTGACGGCGCTGCCGGTGAAGTTCGCCTCCCGCAGTCCGGAAGCCCATGATGTCCTCACGCCGCTGCCGGCCCCGCCCCCGCCGAGCAGGGGCGTGCCGGCGGCGGTCCCATGGCCGGTGTCCGAGCCCGGGCTGACGCCCCCGCCCCCGCCCGCACCCCGCGCCTCGTGGCGGACGCGGCTGCGGCGGCTTCTGCGGAGGCGGTAGGTCACGCGGCTCGAGAGCCTGGTCCCCGGGCATCTGGGCGGGCACCTACCGCGTGCTCGTACCGTCGGGCGCGGCTCCTGGGTCGGAACGGCCGCGTGGGAACCGCAGGTCGTCCACAGCTCCCCGGCCCAGGCGTTCGGCGTCTGCGGCCGGGGGCCGGGGGCCGGACTCTCTCCGCGGCGTGGCGTCCCGTGGACAGCGCCTGGCCGCCTCATGACGCCGGGACACACCGCTCGTCGGCGTGCACGGCGGCGGTGGGAGTCCGTTGCTCTCGTAACGGACTGTCTGCGGGAGCGTAGCGGGGTGCCCCGCTGTACCAGGCGTGGAGGCCGGACAGGAAACTGCAGGCTCCCCGCAGCCACGCCTCCAGCTCGATCCGTTCGCCGTGGGCCAGCCCGGCTCGCTGGACGAGCGGGGGCAGTTCGCTCTGCGTGAGGTGCTCGAAGTGGCGCAGTCGGGCGGTCACCAGATCGGCGGCGGTGTGCATCGCCTCCTGGACGCTGATGCCCAGGGATGTCCGGAGGACTATGACGAGGTTGTTGACGTCGTGTTCCTCGTGGACTTCCCGCTGATAGGAGGCGATGTCGTTCGCCAGTCCCATGTAGTCCATGAAGGCGTCGAGCACAGCACGGACGGTCCGGCTGTGCCGGATCTGCTCAGGTATCCGTGCGCCGGTGGAGAGTTCGACGGAATAGGGGGCGGTGTAGGCGGCGAAGCTTTCGCGGCGGAACTGGGCGTACTCGATGAGGTCCGGGACACGGCCGGTGCGACTGTTGGCCAGTTCTTGAACTCCCGCGTCGATGTACCGGGCCAGGGCCCGGTTGAGCCGCTGCCGCCAGTGCGCGAGTCTCGGGGGGAAGAGTCGTTGCTGGAGGTCGGCCATGCCTCTTTCGACGGCGTTGGTCGGCTCCGGTAACCGGGCGCCCGGTTCCGTCGGCAGGAAGGCATGGAGACGGGCGGTGAAGGCCTGTGCGCCTGCGAGGTCGCCCGTCTGCTTGAAGGTGGAGGCGAAGTAGTCGTCCCAGGCCAGGGCCCAGAGGTTGAACCGGTGGTTGAGCCGGAGGTCGGCGAGTGAGGCCTCCGGAAGGGCCCAGGCGGTCAGCTGGTCGACGGCCATGGCGTGGAACTGGGACAGGGTCCAGATCGCCCGGTGGGCCGCCGGTGCTTCGTCACTGTCCAGCATGCCCATCTCTCGCGCCCACGTCTCGGTCTCCTTGTGCAGGGCCGGCAGGTACGGATTCACCCGCACCGGGTACGGCATCCGCAATATCGGGAGCTTGATGGCCTGCGCTGTCATGGGATCCCTGCTTCCCTTCCGGCGTGCATTGGTGTGCGGACCACGACGGGGAGCTGCCTGCCCTTCGAGGGCGGCGCGTTGCGTGCGCCCCGGCATACTCTGAGCAGCTGCACGGGGCAGGTGGAACCCCCGTGCGATGTGCGAGGACGTGAACGCGTTGCACATGCGGGATTTCGTGAAGGCGCACGGCGCATCGGGCATGAGCCCGGAATGCCGGCACCGTGGGCTATGGCGCATCAGGGCCGTGCCCCTTGATCGGGGGCTGGAAGAGGATCGTGAATGTCAGCTCCTGGGGCATGGTTTCTCCCTCCGAGACGGTCCATAGGGTGACGATCCACCACTGCCACGGGGACGGACGCCGAACCGTTCCCGCCATTTGGTGCTCCAAAACGTGCCCACGTCGGCCGATCCACAACCCCGTGCAACCGTCCTCGGCCGCGATCAGGGCCGTTTTGTACAGAATGAAACGATCCTTCTGGGTCGCTTTGGCTCAAATTCGATCCAAAAGCTGGCCATGATCGACCAGTGATCGCCAGTAGGCATACGTGGGCGTGGTCCCCGGCAGCCCCGGCAGGTAGCCGCCGGACGGGTCCAGAAGGTGTTGGGCACGGCGAGTCTCACACGTTCGGAGTACGTCGGCCGTGGAGCGACGAGGCCGGCGTTTGCGCAGGTCCGCCGCGGCAGCGGGCGGGGACGGAAGCCGTGGGGCGGCCCCACACGCTGGCAGCGCACCGGGGGTGCCCTTTTCCTGGCAGCACGTCTCCAGGAGACAGGAGGAGCTCATGGCCAAGCAAGGCAAAGCGAACGCCGCCTCGCTCGAAGAGGTGAAGACGAGCCTGGAACGGGCCGTCGCCGACGTCGACCGCGTGCTGGGGCTGCAGGAGATGCGGCCCGATCAGGGCAACGCCACGCCCGCGGCCGCAGGATTCCACAGCACACAGTCGATCGGCTGCAGCACCTACAGCGTGGCCTGTGGCCCCGGCCGGACGGTGCAGATGTGATCCCGGCACGCCAGCACGTCCGCCGGGGCCCCCTTCGCGGCCCCGGCGGATGAGCGCGCGTGGACCGCCACGCGGCCATGGCCGCCCAGCACCTCTTCGGCCTCGTCGACCCCCGGCACTACGAGCCGCTGTCCCGCCGGACCATCACCCCCGAGTACCGCGACGCTCTTGAGCGGCTGCTGCCGGACACCTGGGTGCTGGAGCGCGGCGACGTGTGGCTGCGGGCCCGGATGGTGGCGGGCGCGTCGCGGCGGACGGCTCCACCGCCCACCCAGGGCTTCAAGATCCATGTCTCCTCCTCCCCCGCGCACACCTTCCGGCTGTTCGATCTCGTCGTGCCCGTGTGCGTGGAGAACGACGTCGAGTTCAAGGCGGCCGCCGACCCGGTGATGCTGGGCGTGATCAACTCGAAGTCCCAGGAACGCGGCTTCTCGGGCAAGTTCATGACGATCTATCCGCCCGACGACGACGTCTTCGTCGAGCTGATCGAGACCCTGTACCGGCGCACGGTCGACGAGGCGGTCGAGGGCCCCTACATCCTGTCCGACCGGCGCTACCGGGACAGCAAGGTCCTCTTCTACCGGTACGGAGGCTTCCGGCCGCCACGGCGGCTCAACATCGACGGCACGCAGAGCACGTTCCTGGTCTCGCCCGACGGCGAGTACGTGGCCGACGAGCGGTCGCCGTACTTCCAGCTGCCCAGTTGGGTCCGCGACCCGTTCGCCGAGGAACCGGCGGCGCGATCCACGGCAGGATCCGTCGAGGAGCCGGACGGCACCCTCCTCAAGGGCCGCTACCTCGTCGAAGGCGCGCTCACGTTCTCCAAC harbors:
- a CDS encoding ATP-binding protein, with product MAPAWLIPSGVLAGACVIALFYVPVQIRTPVAWCGLVAVVLTAITSAETARRARSAEAARYARANAEVQQYYAQRETALLARLSDQRATTVWLAEELLPAAVARLQKGEPASEILQSVTFGEHLDTEFGEALRAALRTLLEAVEAEEHTRDTSQRALVAIARRVQAIVHQLAKDLRDMQILHGTDVVVSHGLQDIDHRNALIGRLAASIAVLGDARPGRQWSKPIPLYDVVRGAMSRIVDYPRVKLQSVTEVAVVGQGAEPLIHLLAELLDNATTFSPPHAPVEVTASEVPSGIAIEIEDRGVGLTEEVRRRIDRVMAHASSGIDLADLGEATQLGLPVVSRLARENGLDVDLRTSAYGGVRAVVLVPRRLITTVQQPAPKVPQLAPKPAGAPTVPRPTMTRDAPSDPVGAKQTVNGLPQRRRESPVPTPVVRTTPQPPATPPASPGTAGAPRQPGLMWEAFSGEKRPSTDPSIPTNESSDEGE
- a CDS encoding roadblock/LC7 domain-containing protein, whose product is MDWMLKELEASVPYVRHVVVLSSDGLCIGQANTEPDTADAIAAACSGIQSLAKAIAQKFPHGDGSTRMVGIEVDGGYFSLMAAGPGAYLAVLADEEVDAGLLGDRMRTLVVRIGQHMTSPPRDDVGQAM
- a CDS encoding DUF742 domain-containing protein; amino-acid sequence: MPLYVISGGPGSSAKAFNLVTLIATRSAPEPGMQPEQAAILAMCQYPLSVAEISAYLSLPFSVITVLLSKLVDNERVEATAPVPVAAVPELGLLEAVIHGLRKL
- a CDS encoding GTP-binding protein, with product MDYVSSDAPAAGPRRSDVLLPHGARGVKVVIVGGFGVGKTTMVGAVSEIPPLTTEETMTQAGVGIDHNPGAEGKNTTTVALDFGRISINEELILYLFGTPGQERFWFLWNGIFEGALGAVVLVDTRRIEVCFEIITRLEDRRVPFVVAVNAFPEAPQHPIAALRSALALNESVPIITCDARDRSSSRDALLSLMGYLITLAAAQETV
- a CDS encoding cytochrome P450, translated to MTVPPADHTATEPGRTPPPGCPAHTATGVDSVTRLHGAAAETDPMGLYEKLRAAHGPVAPVLLEGDVRAWLVLGYLENRDVATRSTQFSRDPRTWHGWTSGEIDPNTSPLMPMIGWRPDCVCADGEEHQRLRGAVTAALNQFDQRGIRRTITRFAHQLVDDFCQTGNAELVGQFTEPLPMLVLTHLLGMPDEDSPKLVHAARDLFKATETSLASNAYVLETLEQLVATKRAKPGQDIASVLIAHPAGLTDEEVQHHLRLILLAGYETTANLMSNVLRMVVTDPRFRGSLAGGQMTLPEAVEQVLWDEPPLMVCPSRWATGDTSLGGQEIKAGDMLLLGLAAGNVDQAVRPDPSTRVHHNRAHLSFSAGAHECPGQDIGRVIADTGIDILLTRLPDISLAVAEGELAWRSSTWSRHLTALPVKFASRSPEAHDVLTPLPAPPPPSRGVPAAVPWPVSEPGLTPPPPPAPRASWRTRLRRLLRRR
- a CDS encoding terpene synthase family protein codes for the protein MTAQAIKLPILRMPYPVRVNPYLPALHKETETWAREMGMLDSDEAPAAHRAIWTLSQFHAMAVDQLTAWALPEASLADLRLNHRFNLWALAWDDYFASTFKQTGDLAGAQAFTARLHAFLPTEPGARLPEPTNAVERGMADLQQRLFPPRLAHWRQRLNRALARYIDAGVQELANSRTGRVPDLIEYAQFRRESFAAYTAPYSVELSTGARIPEQIRHSRTVRAVLDAFMDYMGLANDIASYQREVHEEHDVNNLVIVLRTSLGISVQEAMHTAADLVTARLRHFEHLTQSELPPLVQRAGLAHGERIELEAWLRGACSFLSGLHAWYSGAPRYAPADSPLREQRTPTAAVHADERCVPAS